From Lemur catta isolate mLemCat1 chromosome 19, mLemCat1.pri, whole genome shotgun sequence, a single genomic window includes:
- the GPR4 gene encoding G-protein coupled receptor 4, producing MGNRTWEGCHVDSRVDHLFPPSLYIFVIGVGLPTNCLALWAAYRQVRQRNELGVYLMNLSIADLLYICTLPLWVDYFLHHDNWIHGPGSCKLFGFIFYTNIYISIAFLCCISVDRYLAVAHPLRFARLRRVKTAVAISSVVWATELGANSAPLFHDELFRDRYNHTFCFEKFPMEGWVAWMNLYRVFVGFLFPWALMLLSYRGILRAVRGSVSTERQEKAKIKRLALSLIAIVLVCFAPYHVLLLSRSAVYLGRPWDCGFEERVFSAYHSSLAFTSLNCVADPILYCLVNEGARSDVAKALHNLLRFLASDKPQEMANASLTLETPLTSKRNSTAKALAAGWAAAPSSQGDQVQLKMLPPAQ from the coding sequence ATGGGCAACCGCACGTGGGAGGGCTGCCACGTGGACTCGCGTGTGGACCACCTCTTCCCACCGTCCCTCTACATCTTTGTCATTGGCGTGGGGCTGCCTACCAACTGCCTGGCCCTGTGGGCGGCCTACCGCCAGGTGCGGCAACGCAACGAGCTGGGGGTCTACCTGATGAACCTCAGCATCGCGGACCTGCTGTACATCTGCACGCTGCCGCTGTGGGTCGACTACTTCCTGCACCACGACAACTGGATCCACGGCCCCGGCTCGTGCAAGCTCTTTGGGTTCATCTTCTATACCAACATCTACATCAGCATCGCCTTCCTGTGCTGCATCTCGGTGGACCGCTACCTGGCCGTGGCCCACCCACTGCGCTTTGCCCGCCTGCGCCGCGTCAAGACGGCCGTGGCCATCAGCTCCGTGGTCTGGGCCACCGAGCTGGGCGCCAACTCGGCACCCCTGTTCCACGATGAGCTCTTCCGAGACCGCTACAACCACACCTTCTGCTTTGAGAAGTTCCCCATGGAAGGCTGGGTGGCCTGGATGAACCTCTACCGGGTCTTTGTGGGCTTCCTGTTCCCGTGGGCTCTCATGCTGCTGTCGTACCGTGGCATCCTGCGGGCCGTGAGGGGCAGCGTGTCCACCGAGCGCCAGGAGAAGGCCAAGATCAAGCGGCTGGCCCTCAGCCTCATCGCCATCGTGCTGGTGTGCTTCGCCCCCTACCACGTGCTGCTGCTGTCACGCAGCGCCGTCTACCTGGGCCGCCCCTGGGACTGCGGCTTCGAGGAGCGCGTCTTCTCGGCCTACCACAGCTCGCTGGCCTTCACCAGCCTCAACTGTGTGGCTGACCCCATTCTCTACTGCCTCGTCAACGAGGGCGCCCGCAGCGATGTGGCCAAGGCCCTGCACAACCTGCTCCGCTTCCTGGCCAGTGACAAGCCCCAGGAGATGGCCAACGCCTCGCTCACCCTGGAGACCCCACTCACTTCCAAGAGGAACAGCACGGCCAAAGCCTTGGCTGCTGGCTGGGCGGCGGCTCCGTCCTCCCAGGGGGACCAGGTGCAGCTAAAGATGCTGCCACCGGCACAGTGA
- the OPA3 gene encoding optic atrophy 3 protein isoform X1, with the protein MVVGAFPMAKLLYLGIRQVSKPLANRIKEAARRSEFFKTYICLPPAQLYHWVEMRTKMRIMGFRGTVIKPLNEEAAAELGAELLGEATIFIVGGGCLVLEYWRHQTQQRHKEEEQRAAWDALRDEVGHLALALETLQAQVQEVPRQDALEELHAQLQDMRAQLCAPDPQAASKAASASQAVSASSKK; encoded by the exons ATGGTGGTGGGCGCGTTCCCTATGGCGAAGCTGCTATACTTGGGCATCCGGCAGGTCAGCAAGCCGCTTGCCAACCGCATTAAGGAGGCCGCCCGCCGAAGCGAGTTCTTCAAGACCTATATCTGCCTCCCGCCGGCTCAGC TGTACCACTGGGTGGAGATGCGGACCAAGATGCGCATCATGGGCTTCCGGGGCACAGTCATCAAGCCGCTGAATGAGGAAGCGGCTGCCGAGCTGGGTGCGGAGCTGCTGGGTGAAGCCACCATCTTCATCGTAGGCGGCGGGTGCCTGGTGCTGGAGTACTGGCGCCACCAGACGCAGCAGCGCCACAAGGAGGAAGAGCAGCGAGCTGCCTGGGACGCGCTGCGGGACGAGGTGGGCCACCTGGCGCTGGCGCTGGAGACACTGCAGGCGCAGGTGCAGGAGGTGCCGCGGCAGGACGCCCTGGAGGAGCTGCATGCGCAGCTGCAGGATATGCGCGCCCAGCTCTGCGCCCCGGACCCACAGGCAGCGTCCAAGGCTGCATCTGCATCCCAGGCAGTGTCTGCGTCGTCCAAGAAATAG